Part of the Phormidium yuhuli AB48 genome is shown below.
CCCATTGCTCCTCTTTCGCAAGTTCCTCAGGAGTCAAGTCCTCTATTTTAGGAAAGAAATGGTCATCCGCCCATTCGAGGGCTTTGACTTGCTCGGGACTGAGTTGTTCGCTCATGGGATTTTCCAAAAAACATCCAACCCCATGAGCGGAAGCGATTTATTGATTATTGGTTCGTTAGTCTATTGGTGCTAGGCGTAATTGTTCGGACCACGGATGATTTTCAACAGGTCTTTCTTGCGTCCACGAGCCGCACCTTTGATTTTTAACCGCGCTCCAAGTTTCCGAAGCTGTGTAGCGGTTAAATCCTTCAATTCCTTGTCTCCCAGTCCCAAGGCGGCGAGATGATAAGCCAGCGGTTCGGTAACCGGTTTCTTGGCGGGATAGAGTGCAGTAATCTCACCCAGCTTGTCGGGATAGCCTTCGGCAACGTAGTGCTTGACCGTCTTACTGGCGTAGAGAGGTCGCGGCAAGTGGTCTTGGTCTAGTTTGGTGTCGCTTTGCGTGTCGGGTGCGATCGCCAAATGGTTACCAGCCGAAACCGTCTTGCTCGTACAGTCTTTGGCAAATTCGCGGAATTGGCCCCGGTGAATGGACTGGATGAGATGAGCCAGGTCGATGGCCCAACAGAAAACGAGAGGAGCAATCGTCAGGGCGATCGCAAATTCAAAGACAAGATTAAGTTCCATTTTGATTCTCTGTAAAAGTCGAGAACCAATCCGGTAGGGTTTCTCGTGTCTCGCGACTCACCCCTCGATTCTCTGAGGGGGCGGCGGCGGACGGGGACGGCGAGGAGCCGCCGCGCCCGGCTGCTTTGTCAGTTTGCACTTTCAGTCAAACGGAAAATCCCCTTGAACTGATGTCCAATGGGCCGTTGAAGCTGTTTTCCAGTGTGCGGCATTTGTCGCATTGCCTCAGTGCGATCGCCTGGTGGCAATCTCCAAAATTGGAGTGGAATTAAATCTGATGTCGGCGGGGGTGGCGGTGGTTCTAGCTCGGGTTCCGGTTCTGGTTCTGGTTCCGGTTCTGATGTCGGCGGTGGCTCCGGTTCCGGTGTGAACATCACGATGGATTCGATGCGATCGCCCACTTCAATCGAGTCCATAACCGGCAGACCATTGGTAATGGCCCCAAAGACCGCATAATCCCCATCCAGAAAGTGGTTGTTCACCCGGTTGAAGTAGAACTGGGAGGATGCAGAGTTGGGGTCATTGCCTCGGGCCATGGCGATCGTGCCACGACTGTTTCGCAGTACCGGCGGCACCGTAATTCCTGCATCCCGGAATCGCTCACCGACAAGCGGTTCATCAGCTCCTTGGGGCTTAATCTCCAGAGGAATCGTGCGCCTTTCCCCAGTTTCTGGGTCAGTGAATCCCTCCCGACCCAGCATATTGGTTGGAAAATCCGGGTCTTTGCTGTTGGGATCACCCGCCTGAAACACGAAATTTGGCACCACCCGATGGAAGGTGATGCCGTCGTAGAACCCTCGTTGAATTAAATCAACGAAGTTGCCCACGGTCAGGGGCGCGTGTTCGCCGTTCAGTTCCAGTTCAATCGTGCCTCGGTCTTCAATTTGGAGCCGGGCATAGACCGTTTCGTTCACTGGGGTTGGCATCATTGACCCCCAGCGGCGATTGCCTCAAGCACCGATTCAAGTCCAGCCAACTTCACGTCTAGTTGAGGAGGAGATGGCACAATCCAAATTTCGCATTCTGAGTCTGTGGGGAATTGCTGAGTGCGATCGCCCCATGGCCCATCCCACACTTCCAGAGATAAGAGGATTCGTTTGACCTCGCCGGTAAAGTCGTCTGGCTTTCCCGGTAGAGGGACAATCGATGGATTGAAGTTGACCATGGCCGCCTCACCTGCCATTCGGAATGTCCGTTGCCCAATCACAAAGTCTTCTCCCTCACTGGCTGCCTGAGAGCGAATCCCTCGCCGAATCAAGGTCACATACCGAGTGTCTGTGCCGTCTTTGAGTAAGACCAGCCCATTCTTAAGCAATTGGCCCCTGTCTGTCATTAAGACTTTCTCATGCTGAAATCTAACCATGTCACTTGCTATTTATACGATTAAATCTATTATAAAAGCCGGTCTTTCCCCCAACCCAGAAGTATGAGTTCCGGGTGCTTGTGGTAGGGCGATCGCCCATCGGTAAAAAAAGACCCACCCCTTGCAGGGCAGGTCTCAATTTCATTATTTACTCAGATTTACAGAGCGAAGAATGGGCTTCTGACGGCAATCCAACCAGACAATCGGTTTCTCATTCTGACGGGCATAGGAGAGACAATGCTTTGTTCCTCCGCGTTGCCGTCCATCAAACAGACCGAGAACCAAGTCCGAATGATTGACCATAAACTCATTTCGTTTATTCAAGCAACCCCGTCGATACTCCGGCATCAGGACTTTCACCTTCATTGCCTTCTTTGCCAACTCATCTCGTCGGGCAAGCAACTGAGGAGACCAGACTCCCTCACCATGATTTCCACACGGCTTCACGAGAACCCAGTCCACTCCCATCTCAGACCAGACTTCGGCAGCCCAGAGGTCAACTCCAGGAGCGCCGCCACAGATGAAGATGGCATCGGAATGGAGCCTCAATGCCATCTCTGACATGGACTGAATCCAAGCCTGCACTTCCTTCTTACGGAGATTGGAGAAGCGACGGTGACCGGTGATGGCAATAACTTTACGCATGATTACCTCTTTGGTAATGGACTGCGCTTAATTGGCGGTAGCCTACTTCACTGTCGCGGCCCCATGACTCGCCCCATCCAGTTAGCCCTTGGCCTCGCCGCTCTCATCGCTCTCAACGTTAGACAGACATTTTTCATGCGGCGGGGGCAAGGGCGGACTTTCAGCTTTCGCCGGGGCCACGACTCTCTAGCGGTCTTTGCCCGCTTCTGTGATTTCTTAGCTTTGGCAGATAGCGTTTATGGCGGGCAAAGAGAGCGGCCGAATAGCACCGGGGTCGCACCTGTCCCTTCGTCCGTGCGATCGCCTGTAATATGGACAGAAAAAAAAAGCCCGCCGATTGGCAGGCCCGAGCAGATTGGCAATACCCGTTAAATCACTCACGAACTATACGAGTGTAGCGGGTTGATAAAAAAAGACCCACCCTTTGCAGGGCAGGTCTTCTTCATTTAGAACTCGTTGTCGTCACCGAGGACGGAGGGTTCGTACTTCTGATTGAGTTCAACCTGGAGGTCTTCCTCAAACTGAATTGCCATCTCTAGCAATTTGACGATGATGTTTGACCAATCGTTTGTAACCCGTTGAGACTGGTGCTTTTCACACCATTTCTGGTTATAGAGGATATTGTCATTTTTCATGATGTCCCAGTGGACTGATTGTTCACAGAACTTGTTAAAGTCCCAGACAAATAATTCGCGTGTCCCCTGGTGCTCCATTTCCTCCCAAATCAACTGAGCATGACGAGCAATCCGGTTATCTCCTGCCACGCCGGAACTTCCTTTGTGGTGGCGGATATAGGTTGCTGAGAAGAGAAGTTGAGTCATGGTGAACATGATGAATTACCTCGTGAAGTTTGCAAGTCCGGCATCCCTTGATACTCGAACCAAACTCCCATGGCGGTAGCCTCCACAATGTTCGCAGCCCCGCCACTCGCCCCTTGCAGTTAGCAGTCCCCCCGCTAGTCCGGGGTGTTGTGGATGGGCAAGAGATATTCGCTCTAGCGGGGGAACTGCGGTGTTGTGGTTTGGTCAGGGCCCGAATGTGGCGCTATCCCTCTGGAACGGTTGGGGGCGATCGCTCAACCTTAATTCCGCCTGATTTGTGACCGTAATTGATTACGGAGGCAAATCTGTGACCTGTGCCATAGTTCTCGGTCGAAGTGGGAGATCGCACGGTTTTCACGGTTCAGCACGATTCACCCCTGGACTGAATCGGAGTCATAAAAAAAGACCCATCCCTTGTGGGACAGGTCTTCGGGGTTAGTCAAATCCTAGAACGGTGATTCCTCCGGGTTAGGCTCGTCAGTCACAAACTGCTGAGGCTGCTGAGGAATGGGTTGAGCGTAGTAGGGCTGCTGGTACATCGGCTGCTGGTACATCGGCTGTTGCATTGGTTGCTGCTTAGCTTCAGCCGCCGCCCGTGCTTGGTCACGCAACTCGTAATAACGATTGCGGGCTTTGAGCAATTCAGCGGCACTATAGCCCAGCTCATCAGCAAATTGACTCATCTTCTGATAATCCCAGCCCTGAATCTCGTGTTTCTTCCAGTCTTCCTCAAATACCGCGTACAGGTTTAGACCAGTCAAGTCACCTCGGTATTCCTGTTTAAACTGTTTCCAAGCCATAATTCGGAAACAGTCCCGCAAGCGCCCCTCATCGCGTTTTGCACGACTGGGGAACACGATGGAAGAAGGGGTATTGCTATTGTTAGCACGAGTGTTAGCCATGATGAGTTTCCTTATAAAAGTCACACCCGACTCGTGGTAACGACCCGCCTGGAGGGAAACAAGCTCAAGCTTTTCTCAGAAGACTCTATGCAGTTAGTCTTGTCCCGCTCCAGCGGGGCAGGACGGTGTCGAACCCAAACCAGAATTTTCACAATCTACAAACTCTGCAACCCTACAAACCTTTCCCCCAGGGGACAATTCCCTGCGCCACACAAGCCCCTCCAATTATGGGTGCGATCGCCCGAGTCTGTTTCTGTTGGGATGCACTAGATTCTGGAGCTTGGCCCAATCGCCGCCCCTGAGTTTTTGCAAGCGGGGGCAGCGCCGGAGTCTATGTCGTGGCCAGTTTGGAATCTCGTTCAAACTATCGGGCGATCGCACCACATCATTGGAGGGGTTTGTGTGGCGCTCACTGAATCAGCCCAGTTTGCCCCAGCAGGAATCAGAAACCTGCCAATAGGAAGGAGAAACCTCCAGGTGGGCGGGCGGGTGGGGGTGGTGGTGGAAAAAAATTAGCCCCCCTCGATGGCGAGGGAAGGCAAGCCCAATCATCATCCACGGTGAGGAAGTGATTGTGTTCATTATTGCATTATTTCCCAGCAAATAGCCCCTCCGGTTAGCGGGCAGCAGTTAGGAGAGGCTATTCATCGAACTGTTGGCCAGTCAAGGTTGGAATTGGCGCATTACAATTCTAACCTGAGCTGGTTTACTCTGTCGTTATCGGACACGGGAAACAAACTGAGTGGATCGCAGTAATATACTACCCCAGTGCGTATTGATTTCACAACAGCCTGGTTGCGTTGTTGGTCAATTCCTAAGTAAATTCCTTCAATACAACCTTGTCGGACGCGCTGACCATGAGTAAATGGTGACTCCACTTCAATCGCTGTTAGGCGTGAGTGCCGCCGTCCATGAATATCGTCCCACTGCACCAGCGTTGGGGGTTTGATGATGTTGATGCCCCGCTTGCGTAGGGCATTGAGTTGTTTCTCCAGCGGGGAAAGCTCATAATCCTTGACCTCGAATAAATCCAGTTGTTTCTGGGGCTTCCGGCTTTCATGCCACTCTGCCCAGTGCGATTTAATCCATTTCTCCAACACTGGCCGCGTGTTGTAATAAGTCGGATTCAGTTGGTTGTAGCCTAAATGGTCAGCCATGCGCCATTGAATGGCAAACAGTTCTGACTTGGGATATGGGCGTAATGATGGGAGCTTAGGGCTATCCCAACTATCGAAAATCTCCATATTGCCTCCAAAAAAAAGTCCCCCCGCCAATGGCAGGAGGACTCGAATGGAACAAACCGCGACCCAATTATTTCATCTCAGGAATCTCCCAAGATGGACACTGAGCCTGGATCCACTCAGCGAACAGTCGCCGGTGGCAAAACTGACCTGGCGGCTCGTAACAGAGCAGGATTGGGTCCAATTGACCCGTCAACTTGAACAGGTCGCACAGCACCTCTACCGGGTCTAATTGGCTCAACTGAGCAAAGTACCGCCGTCGGTACTCCTGCTCATCGACTGACTTGAACCAAGGACCAGGAGCGAGGGGCCAATATCGCTTATATTGTTTCCCCCGAGGCATTCCCCGCGAGATGCAGATGGACCGGGGACCCGGTGGAACCTTGGAGTAGCAGGATGTTTGGATTCTCAGCATAGTTTTCCTGAAGAAACATCAACTTCAAAGGGCGGTAGCGCCTCTTAGCCCCTTTGTCCGAAACTCATCAGCCCATTGGAACTGGACATTGGCCGCCCGTGCAGCCGCTTCATCCTCTGGGCGATCGCCAATCATCATTGAATCTTCTGGGTTGGCTCCAGCCAAGCTCATGGCGATGAATAGCATTCCCGGCCCAGGCTTCCGAAAACTGTGGATGGTGGCGTGGGGATAGTCATCTGAAATCCTCCAGAATCGGTCCTGCTGAACGCACCAGCAGGTTTCCCCGTCATCAGGACAAAACAGGATGGCATTCAATTTGGGGAACAATTCCAGCGTTCGCTGCTGCTCTCGCACAGTGTCCATTAGGGTCTTGTGCTTCAGTTTCACCCCGAGTTGGTTTGTACAGCCAATGCACTCGTAAGGCACAGTATTTAACGCTTCAACTGCACCGGCCATTGCCTCTTGGTCATCAGGGTCATTGATGAACGTTTCCCCGGAGACGGTCTGCCGGAGGCTCCCGTCCAGGTCAGCAATCAAGACCCCTTTCCCTCCGGACTGTTGATAGTTCTGGAGGGCTTGCAAGATGTCCTCTCGATTCTCAATCCACCACTCTGCTCCAGTGGGAATCTTGGGGGCGGGAGTCGTCCGTCGAACGATGGCTAATGCCTCAATCCCTTTGGGCGATTGCATCAAATCAACCGCCCAACGAATCTGCTTGACGCTGCCAACCTGGATTCGCGTTTTCAACAGAATGTGCTGAGCATCAGCAAATTCGCAGTCATTGACTGCTCCATCCATCCATTCGTCTCGTTGGGCCAGTAGCCAAGTTAGAAAGTCCTCAATCCCGGTACATCGCCGGTCTGTGGCATATTCCCAGTGAATGGCATCAGGGCGATGCCAACCATGCCAAGATGCA
Proteins encoded:
- a CDS encoding DUF488 family protein, N3 subclade — encoded protein: MLRIQTSCYSKVPPGPRSICISRGMPRGKQYKRYWPLAPGPWFKSVDEQEYRRRYFAQLSQLDPVEVLCDLFKLTGQLDPILLCYEPPGQFCHRRLFAEWIQAQCPSWEIPEMK
- a CDS encoding SLOG family protein, translated to MRKVIAITGHRRFSNLRKKEVQAWIQSMSEMALRLHSDAIFICGGAPGVDLWAAEVWSEMGVDWVLVKPCGNHGEGVWSPQLLARRDELAKKAMKVKVLMPEYRRGCLNKRNEFMVNHSDLVLGLFDGRQRGGTKHCLSYARQNEKPIVWLDCRQKPILRSVNLSK
- a CDS encoding peptidylprolyl isomerase — protein: MMPTPVNETVYARLQIEDRGTIELELNGEHAPLTVGNFVDLIQRGFYDGITFHRVVPNFVFQAGDPNSKDPDFPTNMLGREGFTDPETGERRTIPLEIKPQGADEPLVGERFRDAGITVPPVLRNSRGTIAMARGNDPNSASSQFYFNRVNNHFLDGDYAVFGAITNGLPVMDSIEVGDRIESIVMFTPEPEPPPTSEPEPEPEPEPELEPPPPPPTSDLIPLQFWRLPPGDRTEAMRQMPHTGKQLQRPIGHQFKGIFRLTESAN
- a CDS encoding Rho termination factor N-terminal domain-containing protein, whose translation is MELNLVFEFAIALTIAPLVFCWAIDLAHLIQSIHRGQFREFAKDCTSKTVSAGNHLAIAPDTQSDTKLDQDHLPRPLYASKTVKHYVAEGYPDKLGEITALYPAKKPVTEPLAYHLAALGLGDKELKDLTATQLRKLGARLKIKGAARGRKKDLLKIIRGPNNYA
- a CDS encoding HAD hydrolase-like protein, whose product is MDALEFEQRLNDLWAERPQGSQPRAALARKRHELAKRLIKAASEHCRTPEDQEVIASWHGWHRPDAIHWEYATDRRCTGIEDFLTWLLAQRDEWMDGAVNDCEFADAQHILLKTRIQVGSVKQIRWAVDLMQSPKGIEALAIVRRTTPAPKIPTGAEWWIENREDILQALQNYQQSGGKGVLIADLDGSLRQTVSGETFINDPDDQEAMAGAVEALNTVPYECIGCTNQLGVKLKHKTLMDTVREQQRTLELFPKLNAILFCPDDGETCWCVQQDRFWRISDDYPHATIHSFRKPGPGMLFIAMSLAGANPEDSMMIGDRPEDEAAARAANVQFQWADEFRTKGLRGATAL